From Halomicrobium salinisoli, the proteins below share one genomic window:
- a CDS encoding transposase, translated as MPSTPDQSDATHQLLVRGEGRDRVDAANAVAEAAFAAGDEASLSVRDVDDLAELSPHSARVLRQELEPVPAGERVNGGDFPEFRAVLPEDADALLRALTVAGDLPQGEASWRAWEVYVLAVYADDEWLYHAVPHHGQWYLRDAAAPSFPDRASEAVAPCPSAVVPTDPVVAWSDGRYRLDHRALHVGETSHALDRLKRAVVDVDRAAVEFEWRGPYEGLVADADGVGEAVFHVGLATVLLPLALLTDEPDRVDAETADTAARIESALTDIADAVGYDYAVVRAGR; from the coding sequence GTGCCCTCCACTCCCGATCAGTCAGACGCGACCCACCAGCTCCTCGTCCGCGGCGAGGGCCGCGACCGGGTCGACGCCGCCAACGCCGTCGCCGAGGCCGCGTTCGCCGCCGGTGACGAGGCCTCCCTCTCCGTCCGCGACGTGGACGACCTGGCCGAGTTGAGTCCCCACTCCGCGCGGGTCCTCCGGCAGGAACTGGAACCTGTCCCCGCCGGCGAGCGCGTCAACGGCGGGGACTTCCCGGAGTTCCGCGCGGTCCTGCCCGAGGACGCCGACGCGCTGCTCCGGGCGCTGACCGTCGCCGGCGACCTGCCCCAGGGCGAGGCGTCCTGGCGCGCCTGGGAAGTGTACGTCCTGGCCGTCTACGCCGACGACGAGTGGCTCTACCACGCGGTGCCTCACCACGGGCAGTGGTACCTCCGGGACGCCGCCGCGCCGTCGTTCCCGGACCGAGCGAGCGAGGCCGTGGCTCCCTGCCCCTCTGCGGTCGTCCCGACGGATCCGGTCGTGGCCTGGAGCGACGGACGCTATCGCCTCGATCACCGCGCGCTGCACGTCGGCGAGACCAGCCACGCGCTCGACCGCCTGAAACGGGCGGTCGTCGACGTCGACCGGGCCGCCGTCGAGTTCGAGTGGCGGGGACCGTACGAGGGACTGGTCGCGGACGCGGACGGCGTCGGCGAGGCCGTCTTCCACGTCGGCCTCGCGACGGTCCTGCTGCCGCTGGCGCTCCTAACCGACGAGCCGGACCGAGTCGACGCGGAGACCGCCGACACCGCGGCGCGGATCGAGTCGGCGCTGACCGACATCGCCGACGCCGTCGGCTACGACTACGCGGTCGTCCGCGCGGGCCGGTGA
- a CDS encoding SHOCT domain-containing protein — MALRTLTKYALLGLGLLVAVSAVLSVVGMVLSAVWMALVGVAALVGLAVLGYVGYRVARWVLSDDESTAERIPDTGLDRSTAAEATEDPVDRLQQQYADGKLTEAEFERKLERAMDEREPDPIERELERERR; from the coding sequence ATGGCCCTCCGAACGCTGACGAAGTACGCCCTGCTCGGGCTCGGCCTGCTCGTGGCCGTCAGCGCCGTGCTCTCGGTCGTCGGCATGGTCCTGAGCGCCGTCTGGATGGCCCTGGTCGGCGTCGCGGCCCTCGTCGGTCTGGCCGTCCTCGGCTACGTCGGGTACCGGGTCGCCCGGTGGGTACTGAGCGACGACGAATCGACCGCGGAGCGAATCCCGGACACCGGCCTCGACCGCTCCACGGCCGCCGAAGCGACCGAGGACCCCGTCGATCGGCTCCAGCAGCAGTACGCCGATGGCAAGCTCACCGAGGCGGAGTTCGAGCGGAAACTGGAGCGAGCGATGGACGAGCGCGAACCCGACCCGATCGAGCGGGAGCTGGAGCGCGAGCGGCGGTGA
- the gfo6 gene encoding D-xylose 1-dehydrogenase Gfo6, with the protein MDLEGHFDDFERRDWEEDAEGTVRFAMIGLGWWTREYAVPATEKSDICDTTVVVSSSTEKAEDFAADFDGIEAALTYDEFQDGAATEHYDAVYIATPNALHLPYVESAAEYGKDILLEKPMEASVERAEGIVEAVEASDETTLMVAYRMHTDPAVRRMRDLIESGFIGEPAHVHGHMSQPLLEMIPDPDQWRLNPDLAGPGASVTDLGVYPINTARFVLDRDPVAVQAATYSGAEGFEDVPDERAAFTVTYEDDVLASMSASQNAHTNGFLRITGTEGELKLEPAFLKPSGLTVSRGDVDAELDLPDWNMDHQMDEEFEYFANHVLTDRQPTGSGEHGLVDMQLIEAVFDSAERGERIDL; encoded by the coding sequence ATGGACCTGGAAGGCCACTTCGACGACTTCGAGCGCCGCGACTGGGAGGAGGACGCCGAGGGCACCGTCCGCTTCGCGATGATCGGGCTGGGCTGGTGGACCCGGGAGTACGCCGTCCCCGCCACGGAGAAGTCCGACATCTGCGACACGACGGTGGTCGTCAGCAGTTCCACGGAGAAGGCCGAGGACTTCGCCGCCGACTTCGACGGCATCGAGGCCGCGCTGACCTACGACGAGTTCCAGGACGGCGCCGCCACCGAGCACTACGACGCCGTCTACATCGCCACGCCGAACGCGCTGCACCTGCCGTACGTCGAGTCCGCCGCCGAGTACGGCAAGGACATCCTGCTGGAGAAGCCCATGGAGGCGTCCGTCGAGCGCGCCGAGGGGATCGTCGAGGCCGTCGAGGCGTCCGACGAGACCACGCTGATGGTGGCCTACCGGATGCACACCGACCCCGCCGTCCGCCGGATGCGCGACCTGATCGAGTCCGGCTTCATCGGCGAGCCCGCCCACGTCCACGGACACATGAGCCAGCCGCTGCTGGAGATGATCCCCGACCCCGACCAGTGGCGCCTGAACCCCGACCTCGCCGGCCCCGGCGCGTCGGTGACCGACCTCGGCGTCTACCCGATCAACACGGCCCGGTTCGTTCTCGACCGCGACCCCGTCGCCGTCCAGGCGGCCACCTACTCCGGCGCCGAGGGCTTCGAGGACGTCCCCGACGAGCGGGCCGCGTTCACCGTCACCTACGAGGACGACGTGCTGGCCTCGATGTCCGCCAGCCAGAACGCCCACACCAACGGCTTCCTCCGTATCACCGGCACCGAGGGCGAGCTCAAGCTGGAACCGGCCTTCCTCAAGCCCTCCGGGCTGACGGTCTCCCGGGGCGACGTCGACGCCGAACTCGACCTCCCCGACTGGAACATGGACCACCAGATGGACGAGGAGTTCGAGTACTTCGCCAACCACGTCCTGACCGACCGCCAGCCCACCGGCTCCGGCGAGCACGGCCTCGTCGACATGCAGCTCATCGAGGCCGTCTTCGACTCCGCCGAGCGCGGCGAGCGGATCGACCTCTGA
- a CDS encoding methyl-accepting chemotaxis protein — protein sequence MTSENPHGRGLAAGIAAQVAHGCYQAAIAVAAPAGLHAPLSLIGLAGALGAGAYSFLSLDGHFEALAAERERYRTERDEARSRRDELAAELESVRADLEAARETATPQGPVATTDGGVATADGTTTAELEEQLREYGAVLEAAADGDLRRRMDEDAPDPALSDLAAAFNELAGTFQQTIDAAGDFSGDVADSSDQVATATQAVTDASENVAEGMQGIADVFAEQHEQISRISDEMSEMSATVEEIAASADQVSGMADKTEERTSEGIEAGREASDAMAETADRTEEVVATVEDLTERMDEIGEIVDLIDDIAEQTNILALNASIEAAHASSGAENNGFGVVADEVKSLAEETKEATDQIEERIGAVQERTDDAAAEIREMRDSVEHGRETVGEALEALESITDHVEETARGVEEISEATDDQAATSEEVASIAERAAETSQENVEEAEHVAAIAEEQNLALGEMDVEARTLSMRAEQLTALFDDYDVDAE from the coding sequence ATGACCTCCGAGAACCCACACGGCCGGGGCCTGGCCGCGGGGATCGCCGCCCAGGTCGCCCACGGCTGCTATCAGGCGGCGATAGCGGTCGCGGCGCCGGCCGGACTGCACGCTCCGCTGTCCCTGATCGGTCTCGCCGGCGCGCTGGGCGCTGGCGCGTACTCCTTTCTCTCCCTCGACGGCCACTTCGAGGCGCTGGCGGCCGAACGCGAACGGTACCGGACCGAGCGGGACGAGGCCAGGAGCCGCCGGGACGAACTGGCCGCGGAACTCGAGTCGGTCCGGGCCGACCTGGAAGCGGCCCGCGAGACCGCGACGCCGCAGGGGCCCGTCGCGACGACGGACGGGGGCGTCGCGACCGCGGACGGGACGACCACGGCCGAGCTGGAAGAGCAGCTCCGCGAGTACGGCGCCGTCCTCGAGGCCGCGGCCGACGGGGACCTGCGTCGACGGATGGACGAGGACGCGCCCGACCCGGCGCTGTCCGACCTCGCCGCGGCGTTCAACGAGCTGGCGGGGACGTTCCAGCAGACCATCGACGCCGCCGGCGACTTCTCCGGGGACGTCGCCGACTCCAGCGACCAGGTCGCCACCGCCACGCAGGCCGTCACGGACGCCAGCGAGAACGTCGCCGAGGGCATGCAGGGGATCGCCGACGTCTTCGCCGAGCAGCACGAGCAGATCTCCCGGATCAGCGACGAGATGTCGGAGATGTCCGCCACGGTCGAGGAGATCGCCGCCTCGGCCGATCAGGTCTCGGGAATGGCCGACAAGACCGAGGAGCGGACGTCCGAGGGCATCGAGGCCGGTCGCGAGGCCAGCGACGCCATGGCCGAGACGGCCGATCGGACCGAGGAGGTCGTGGCGACCGTCGAGGACCTCACGGAGCGGATGGACGAGATCGGCGAGATCGTCGACCTGATCGACGACATCGCAGAGCAGACCAACATCCTCGCGCTCAACGCGTCGATCGAGGCCGCCCACGCCTCTTCCGGGGCCGAGAACAACGGCTTCGGCGTCGTCGCCGACGAGGTGAAGTCGCTGGCCGAGGAGACCAAGGAGGCCACCGACCAGATCGAAGAGCGCATCGGGGCGGTCCAGGAGCGGACCGACGATGCCGCGGCCGAGATTCGAGAGATGCGCGACTCCGTCGAGCACGGCCGGGAGACCGTCGGAGAGGCCCTCGAGGCCCTGGAGTCGATCACGGACCACGTCGAGGAGACCGCCCGCGGCGTCGAGGAGATCAGCGAGGCGACCGACGACCAGGCCGCCACCTCGGAGGAGGTCGCCTCCATCGCCGAGCGGGCCGCCGAGACCTCGCAGGAGAACGTCGAGGAGGCCGAGCACGTCGCGGCCATCGCCGAGGAGCAGAACCTCGCGCTCGGCGAGATGGACGTCGA
- a CDS encoding mandelate racemase/muconate lactonizing enzyme family protein codes for MGNDINYADLHDPNAEYTMRELSSETMGVDVERGGGRDVEITDVQTTMVDGNFPWTLVRIYTDAGVVGTGEAYWGAGVPELIERMKPFVIGENPLDIDRLYEHLVQKMSGEGSVEGVTITAISGIEVALHDLAGKILEVPAYQLLGGKYRDHMRVYCDCHTEEEADPDACAEEARRVVDELGYDALKFDLDVPSGLEKDRANRHLRPGEIRHKAEIVEKVTEEVKDEADVAFDCHWTFSGGSAQRLAEAIEDYDVWWLEDPVPPENLEVQEEVTESTTTPITVGENRYRVTEERRLIEEQAVDIIAPDMPKVGGMRETRKIADVANQYYMPVAMHNVSSPVATMASAHVGTSIPNSLAVEYHSYELDWWSDLVEETVIEDGYIEIPEEPGLGVTLDLDTVEEHMVDGETLFDEE; via the coding sequence ATGGGGAACGACATCAACTACGCAGACCTTCACGACCCCAACGCGGAGTACACGATGCGAGAACTGTCCTCGGAGACCATGGGCGTCGACGTCGAGCGCGGCGGCGGCCGCGACGTCGAGATCACCGACGTCCAGACCACGATGGTCGACGGCAACTTCCCGTGGACGCTCGTGCGGATCTACACCGACGCCGGCGTCGTCGGCACGGGTGAGGCCTACTGGGGGGCCGGGGTACCGGAGCTCATCGAGCGGATGAAGCCGTTCGTCATCGGCGAGAACCCGCTGGACATCGATCGCCTCTACGAGCACCTCGTCCAGAAGATGTCCGGCGAGGGCAGCGTCGAGGGCGTGACGATCACGGCCATCTCGGGCATCGAGGTCGCGCTGCACGACCTCGCCGGCAAGATCCTCGAGGTCCCCGCCTACCAGCTGCTGGGCGGCAAGTACCGCGATCACATGCGCGTGTACTGCGACTGCCACACCGAGGAGGAGGCCGACCCCGACGCCTGCGCCGAGGAGGCCCGCCGCGTCGTCGACGAACTGGGCTACGACGCCCTGAAGTTCGACCTCGACGTCCCCTCGGGGCTGGAGAAGGACCGCGCCAACCGCCACCTCCGACCCGGCGAGATCCGCCACAAGGCAGAGATCGTCGAGAAGGTCACCGAGGAGGTCAAGGACGAGGCCGACGTCGCCTTCGACTGCCACTGGACCTTCTCCGGCGGCTCCGCCCAGCGGCTGGCCGAGGCCATCGAGGACTACGACGTCTGGTGGCTCGAGGACCCCGTCCCGCCGGAGAACCTCGAGGTCCAGGAGGAGGTCACCGAGTCGACGACCACGCCGATCACTGTCGGCGAGAACCGCTACCGCGTCACCGAGGAGCGCCGGCTGATCGAGGAGCAGGCCGTCGACATCATCGCGCCCGACATGCCCAAGGTCGGCGGCATGCGCGAGACCCGCAAGATCGCCGACGTCGCCAACCAGTACTACATGCCCGTCGCGATGCACAACGTCTCCTCTCCCGTCGCGACGATGGCCAGCGCCCACGTCGGCACGTCCATCCCGAACTCCCTGGCCGTCGAGTACCACAGCTACGAGCTCGACTGGTGGAGCGACCTCGTCGAGGAGACGGTCATCGAGGACGGCTACATCGAGATCCCCGAGGAGCCCGGCCTCGGCGTGACCCTCGACCTCGACACCGTCGAGGAGCACATGGTCGACGGCGAGACCCTCTTCGACGAGGAGTGA